A stretch of DNA from Candidatus Eisenbacteria bacterium:
TCATCCTCTACGGCGACGGCGCTGGCAGCTTCCCGAGGCAATCCGAGCTTCCGCTCCCTCATGCAGCGGCGTCCCTTGCCGTCGGTCGTCTCGACACGGACCAGTATCCGGATCTCGTGGTTGGTCTGACCCGAACATCGGCCACTCCGGGTGGGAAGGGCGGTATCGCCGTCTTCCGGAACCAGGGCAACGGTGCATTCGAAGCCCTGCCGGAGTGGGAGTCGGGTCGGCAACCGCGCGTGGCACTTTTGGATTTGGATGCTGATCAAACGCTCGACCTGGCGATCGCCAATGAGTACGACAACACGGTAACGGTCTTCCTCGGCCATGGGGACGGAACGTTCGGGGCGCGGCGGGAGTTCCCCACGGGGCCGGGCCCGGTGACGCTCGTGGGCGCCGATTTCAACAGCGATGGGACGCTGGACATCGCCACGTCGAACACGTACGCCGGAACGATCTCGATTCTCTTGGGCAGCGGTGGTGGTGCGCTCGAGGCGAATGTCGACTGGGCGACGGGAACCATGCCGCTCGGCCTATCGGCAGCGGATCTCGATGGGGATGGGCGTTCGGACCTCGTTTCGGGCGGCGAGGGCGATCAACTTTCGATCCTCACCGGAAAGGGTGATGGGACCTTCGCGCCCGCACGTCTGGCGCTCGCAGGCCCGTACTCGTACAGGCTCGTGATCGGGGACTTCACGGGAGATGGCATTTCCGACGTCGCCGCCACCGCAGCACGGGCGAGGAGTGTCGCGCTACTTCTCGGCAATGGCGATGGTTCGTTTGGAGACCTGGCATCGTACCCCGTCGGCGCTCCGGCAGCGGCCGCTTCGGTCTCGGACCTCAACCGGGATGGCGCCTTGGACCTCGCGGCCGCCGCATTCGACGGATTCGTGCCCGGTCCCGACGCCAATTTTGTTTCCGTTCGTCTTGGCCTGGGGGATGGAGCATTCGGTCCGTCACGTAGGTTGGAGACGGGGTCCAATCCGTTCCAGATTGCCGTAGGAGATCTGAATGGCGATCGGTGGCCGGATATCGCCACCGCCAACTGGTCCCAGTACTACGATCAGGTCGGAACATTGTCAGTCCTTCTCGGAACTGGATTGGGCGACTTCTCGGCACACCAGGAATCCGAGACGAGTCTCGGGAATCTGGCGATTGCGATCGGCGATGTGACCGGTGATGCCAAGCCGGATCTGGTCGCAGGCAGAGGCGACATGTCGGGCGCCTGTTTTGCGGTGGCGTCGAGGCCCTTGGCCGCGCCGGCCATCGGCAAGAGCGGGTCCGGAACGAACCTGCTTTCGGTTCATCCGGGGGACGGCTCAGGTTCGTTTCCGAATGGAATGGAATGGGGGGAGGGTCGAGCGTTCGATGGCGTGGCGGTGGGCGATATCAATGATGACGGCCGCAGTGACATTGTGGTCGCGAGCTGGGAGCCGCGGCCGGGCCATGGGGCCGTAGTTGCGTACCTAGGTGGGGGGAACCACACCTTGGAACCGCCGATGACAATCGCCGCGGGTGTGAATCCCACAGGTATCACGCTTGCCGACTTGGACCAAGACGGTAACCTGGACATCCTCTGCGCCAATGCGTCCCTCTGTGAGTTCGAGGGCTCGGTGAGCGTCATGCTCGGAATGGGCGGCGGGCAGTTTGCGCCGAAGGTGGATTACGAGACCGCGAGCAATTCTTACTCGGTGGCGGTCGGAGACCTAGACGGAGATGCGATCGCGGACATCGCGGCCGCGGCGAGTGGAGCCAATGTCATCTCAGTGCTATTGGGAAAGGGTGACGGCACCTTCGGTTCGCGGACCGACTACGGATGCGGCGCTGCTCCCTGGTCAGTCGCGATCGGTGATTTCGACCGAGATGGCCGGAACGATTTGGTCTGCGCGAACTACGGCTCTCATGACCTCGGTGTTCTCCGCAACAAGCGCGGAAGGCCGTTTTACCACGAGGCCCGCGCGTTCCCGTCGAACT
This window harbors:
- a CDS encoding FG-GAP-like repeat-containing protein, whose amino-acid sequence is MRPNRFLPAALLAISVSGSTGQAGEALFDSAFLTYGVPQNPSAIASGDWNEDGLRDLAVPNYSYNAYPPAGFVSILWGRAGGGFEGRSDLPLDARPTLFASGDMDGDASEDFVIVDEYVPRALILYGDGAGSFPRQSELPLPHAAASLAVGRLDTDQYPDLVVGLTRTSATPGGKGGIAVFRNQGNGAFEALPEWESGRQPRVALLDLDADQTLDLAIANEYDNTVTVFLGHGDGTFGARREFPTGPGPVTLVGADFNSDGTLDIATSNTYAGTISILLGSGGGALEANVDWATGTMPLGLSAADLDGDGRSDLVSGGEGDQLSILTGKGDGTFAPARLALAGPYSYRLVIGDFTGDGISDVAATAARARSVALLLGNGDGSFGDLASYPVGAPAAAASVSDLNRDGALDLAAAAFDGFVPGPDANFVSVRLGLGDGAFGPSRRLETGSNPFQIAVGDLNGDRWPDIATANWSQYYDQVGTLSVLLGTGLGDFSAHQESETSLGNLAIAIGDVTGDAKPDLVAGRGDMSGACFAVASRPLAAPAIGKSGSGTNLLSVHPGDGSGSFPNGMEWGEGRAFDGVAVGDINDDGRSDIVVASWEPRPGHGAVVAYLGGGNHTLEPPMTIAAGVNPTGITLADLDQDGNLDILCANASLCEFEGSVSVMLGMGGGQFAPKVDYETASNSYSVAVGDLDGDAIADIAAAASGANVISVLLGKGDGTFGSRTDYGCGAAPWSVAIGDFDRDGRNDLVCANYGSHDLGVLRNKRGRPFYHEARAFPSNSHRAIALGATTTKVGIRVEPAGAGFSAHDVDPAAIWLAVPDYPLQWIRAFPTSETVEDSDDNGVPEVEASFSVGDLSRLLPGVSGRETVVASVEGMLPTGALFRTSANLTVVGAENRLRVLVSPNPSTSSATLHFRTSHAGPVRVKLFDIRGRLLSTELDAAHADPSQYAIPLVGFGEHKTRIPSGIYFYTIEADGTVAKGRFAVVR